From a single Dysidea avara chromosome 14, odDysAvar1.4, whole genome shotgun sequence genomic region:
- the LOC136244593 gene encoding poly(ADP-ribose) glycohydrolase 1-like, producing MRKRAAIQPPTIFESMQGSSGSSTDDVSIGQQNGDMTPGDEVERSLFDDDLTQVDYPTQLEDGLTQVDDDQTQVSDDDLTQADSLLTQDAANPTQVDDSPHGSNDLRKPDESLDTQSDSMQPKSKITGTTKKSKLSKKGAAMEKVVGGIVDKFMVQQQEAETHFFSFEEKMPKEERQHEERMMMGMVQSSSMPVAPSPNTYYYNSPHVHYQQQTEGMPPDERPEFDY from the coding sequence ATGCGTAAACGTGCTGCTATACAGCCACCAACTATATTTGAAAGCATGCAAGGGAGTAGTGGTAGCAGCACCGATGATGTCAGTATTGGCCAACAGAATGGTGATATGACACCAGGTGATGAAGTAGAGCGTTCGCTGTTTGATGACGATTTGACACAAGTTGATTATCCCACGCAACTAGAAGATGGTCTCACACAGGTTGATGATGACCAGACGCAAGTTAGTGATGATGATTTGACACAAGCTGATAGCCTTCTGACGCAAGATGCTGCTAACCCCACACAGGTTGATGATTCACCACACGGCAGTAATGATTTACGGAAGCCAGATGAAAGTTTAGATACACAATCTGACTCTATGCAACCCAAAAGCAAAATAACTGGTACAACTAAAAAATCTAAATTAAGCAAAAAGGGTGCTGCTATGGAAAAAGTGGTTGGAGGGATTGTTGACAAGTTTATGGTGCAGCAACAAGAAGCTGAAACTCATTTTTTTAGCTTTGAAGAAAAAATGCCAAAGGAAGAAAGACAGCATGAAGAGAGAATGATGATGGGCATGGTGCAGTCATCCTCTATGCCAGTTGCACCTTCGCCAAACACGTATTATTACAATTCACCACATGTGCACTATCAACAACAAACAGAAGGGATGCCTCCCGATGAGAGACCCGAATTTGATTATTAG